Proteins encoded by one window of Cloeon dipterum chromosome 4, ieCloDipt1.1, whole genome shotgun sequence:
- the sli gene encoding protein slit, producing MAALVVLLLAWAALGPAAAGAVRCPAECSCVANVVDCARRGLLQVPPDLPTDAHRIDLQGNNLTVIFESDFDGLTNLRILSLVNNQIHTIEKDAFHDLAALERIRLSHNRLRHLPDMLFSSSPDLLRLDLSHNQLVSVGRKLLRGLTSLKNLQLEFNQLTCVDEAAIKALNSLEVLTLNNNNLTSLPKDVFEPLFRLRSLKLSDNNLICDCHLSWLARWLKRNQQLAPYARCFAPNPLKGQPLVELHDKELKCSGLVERQTGGECVGEAQCPHPCRCDQGIVDCREKGLARVPTHLPDGVTELRLEHNAITEIPARAFTPYKRLTQIDLSNNKIARIAPDAFQGLKGLTSLVLYGNKINELPAGLFHGLGNLQLLLLNANEISCIRQDAFKDLHSLSLLSLYDNKIRSLRNGTFSSMHNIQALHLARNPFVCDCRLLWLADYLRKNPIETSGVRCDSPKRMLRKKLEAMQEDKMKCSDAAKKAVVEECGSDVPCPVGCSCIGTVVDCSGMRLTTVPRDIPQHTTELLLHDNELAEVGGDGLFGGLPHLRRLDLSRNKIGAVEPHAFEGCAKLNELLLSSNRLSVVSKKSFQGLNSLKHLALDNNQVACVAPGAFEHLDSLQTLNLEGNAFNCNCHLAWLGEWLRRRWGADASSTGARCSAPLRLRGAALAQAASHEFKCGADAGDAGCLGADYCPPACSCAGTVVRCSRANLTAVPDNLPPETTELYLDTNMITSVEPDKLKHLKHLTRLDLSNNMITVLPDHAFTALAKLATLIVSYNKLQCIEQHALRGLKSLRIISLHGNDISQMQNGTFDDLHSLTHIALGANPWYCDCSLRWLSDWIKRDFVEPGIAKCSEPAMARSELLLTAPPELMVCSGKVEAAVLAKCDACFRFPCANGGTCRRAPGRAFECACAPGFHGRRCEHMIDACFGHPCRNDGVCLVLEEGRFSCQCPQGFTGERCESNIDECLAHKCINGATCVDLVSGYSCLCKPGFTGKYCEKKIDFCTKEMNPCANGARCVNNGSSYACECLPGFSGANCTVDVDDCVNHMCQNGGTCVDHVSGYSCLCPNDFSGRYCEVSPMVAMLYPATSPCQQHDCKHGICHQPDMTSAEYVCRCASGYSGKRCEYLTSVSLRHNASFVELEPLSTRPSANATLRFTTTHPSGILLYNGEQQQHLAVELFHGRIRVSFDVGNHPVSTMYSYEQVADGKPHIAELLVEGKNFTLRVDHGKARSIINEGDKEFLHLTSPLFLGGVPSEEGRLAFQQWHLRNLSSFSGCLLDIWINRKPVDFGNAARMHKITPGCASLQDSFEVSGLEEPRAQPEDLLKAKKSSFERMAAKLGSSGAPCDAHRCRHGKCVPPRSSAQQPAYSCICDKGWKGQFCEIPASVMPVTMQSATVAPMGGACRKEQSLDYYVENGCRSRKPLRLARCEGGGCDGGCCRPRKSKRRKVRLICNDGTRYMRDVDMVRKCGCSKKCF from the exons ATGGCGGCACTcgtggtgctgctgctggcgtgGGCCGCGCTGGGCCCCGCGGCGGCCGGGGCCGTGCGCTGCCCGGCCGAGTGCTCCTGCGTGGCCAACGTGGTCGACTGCGCGCGCCGGGGGCTGCTGCAGGTGCCCCCCGACCTGCCCACCGACGCCCACAGAAT AGACCTGCAGGGCAACAACCTGACGGTGATCTTCGAGTCGGACTTTGACGGTCTGACCAATCTGCGCATTTT GAGCCTGGTCAACAACCAGATCCACACGATCGAGAAGGACGCCTTCCACGATTTGGCCGCCCTCGAGCGAAT CCGGCTGAGCCACAACAGGCTGCGCCACCTGCCCGACATGCTCTTCTCCAGCTCGCCAGACCTCCTCCGACT ggaCCTGAGCCACAACCAGCTGGTCAGCGTCGGTCGGAAACTCCTCAGGGGGCTCACTTCGCTCAAAAACtt acAACTGGAGTTTAATCAGCTTACCTGCGTCGACGAGGCAGCAATCAAGGCCCTGAACAGCCTTGAAGTCCT GACGTTGAACAACAACAATTTGACGTCGCTTCCGAAGGACGTGTTCGAGCCGCTCTTCCGGCTGCGCAGCCTGAAACTGAGCGACAACAACCTGATTTGCGACTGCCACCTGTCGTGGCTGGCGCGCTGGCTCAAACGCAACCAGCAACTGGCGCCGTACGCGCGCTGCTTCGCGCCCAACCCGCTCAAGGGACAGCCCCTTGTCGAGCTGCATGATAAG GAGTTGAAGTGCAGCGGGCTGGTGGAGCGTCAGACGGGCGGCGAGTGCGTTGGCGAGGCGCAGTGTCCGCATCCGTGCCGCTGCGATCAGGGAATCGTTGACTGCCGCGAAAAGGGTCTCGCCAGGGTGCCAACCCACCTCCCCGACGGCGTCACGGAACT GCGGCTTGAGCACAATGCCATTACGGAGATCCCGGCACGCGCATTCACCCCCTACAAACGCCTCACCCAGAT tGACCTgagcaacaataaaatcgcGAGGATCGCACCTGACGCTTTCCAAGGGCTGAAGGGTCTTACCTCTTT GGTTTTGTACGGCAATAAAATCAACGAACTGCCTGCCGGTCTCTTCCACGGGCTCGGAAACCTGCAACTCCT GTTGTTGAATGCGAACGAGATCTCCTGCATCCGTCAGGACGCTTTCAAAGACCTGCATTCATTAAGCTTGCT gtCGCTGTACGACAACAAGATCCGTTCTCTGCGCAATGGCACCTTCTCGTCAATGCACAACATCCAGGCCCT ACACCTGGCGCGCAATCCCTTCGTGTGCGACTGCCGGCTGCTGTGGCTGGCCGACTACCTGCGCAAAAACCCGATCGAGACGTCCGGCGTGCGTTGCGACTCGCCTAAGAGGATGCTCAGGAAGAAACTGGAGGCTATGCAGGAGGACAAAATGAAGT GTTCTGACGCGGCAAAGAAGGCGGTGGTGGAGGAGTGCGGCTCGGACGTGCCGTGTCCCGTCGGCTGCAGCTGTATCGGCACCGTCGTCGACTGCTCCGGCATGAGGCTGACCACCGTGCCCCGCGACATCCCCCAACACACGACagaatt gTTGCTGCACGACAACGAGCTGGCAGAAGTTGGTGGCGACGGTCTGTTCGGCGGGCTGCCGCACCTTCGCAGGCTCGACCTGAGCAGAAACAAAATCGGCGCCGTGGAGCCGCACGCGTTTGAAGGATGCGCCAAGCTAAACGAACt gcTGCTTTCGTCGAACCGGCTGAGCGTGGTCAGCAAGAAGTCGTTCCAGGGGCTGAACAGCCTGAAGCACCTTGCCCTGGACAACAACCAGGTGGCGTGCGTTGCCCCCGGCGCCTTCGAACACCTCGACTCCCTCCAGACCCT GAACCTGGAAGGTAACGCGTTCAACTGCAACTGCCACCTGGCGTGGTTGGGCGAGTGGCTGCGGCGCCGCTGGGGCGCCGACGCGTCCTCCACCGGCGCAAGGTGCTCGGCGCCGCTGCGTCTGCGTGGCGCCGCGCTGGCGCAGGCGGCGTCGCACGAGTTCAAGTGCGGCGCCGATGCTGGCGACGCCGGCTGCCTCGGCGCCGACTACTGCCCGCCGGCCTGTTCGTGCGCCGGCACCGTCGTCCGGTGTTCGCGCGCCAACCTCACCGCCGTCCCTGACAACCTTCCACCTGAGACAACTGAATT ATACTTGGACACAAACATGATTACATCTGTGGAGCCGGACAAGCTGAAACACCTGAAGCACTTGACACGCCT aGACCTGAGCAACAACATGATAACAGTGCTGCCAGACCACGCGTTTACTGCTCTTGCCAAGTTGGCGACTTT gATTGTGAGTTACAACAAGCTTCAGTGCATTGAACAGCACGCCCTGCGCGGTCTCAAATCTTTGAGGATTAT TTCGCTCCACGGAAATGACATCTCGCAGATGCAAAACGGAACCTTTGATGATCTGCATTCCCTAACGCACAT TGCTCTGGGCGCAAATCCGTGGTACTGCGACTGCTCGTTGCGTTGGCTGTCGGACTGGATCAAGCGGGACTTCGTGGAGCCCGGAATCGCCAAGTGCTCGGAGCCCGCGATGGCGCGCAGCGAGCTGCTGCTGACGGCGCCGCCAGAGCTGATGGTCTGCTCCGGAAAGGTGGAGGCGGCCGTGCTGGCAAAGTGCGACGCCTGCTTCCGCTTCCCGTGCGCCAACGGTGGCACGTGCCGCCGCGCGCCCGGCCGCGCCTTCGAGTGCGCCTGCGCGCCGGGCTTCCACGGCCGGCGCTGCGAACACATGATCGACGCCTGCTTCGGACACCCCTGCCGCAACGACGGAGTCTGTCTCGTCCTCGAGGAAGGACGCTTCTCCTGCCAGTGCCCTCAGG GTTTCACTGGTGAGCGGTGCGAAAGCAACATTGACGAGTGTTTGGCTCACAAGTGCATAAACGGAGCCACCTGCGTGGACCTTGTCTCGGGCTACTCGTGCCTCTGCAAGCCAGGCTTCACAG GAAAGTACTGCGAGAAGAAGATCGATTTCTGCACCAAAGAGATGAATCCGTGCGCCAACGGGGCTCGCTGCGTCAACAACGGCAGCTCGTACGCGTGCGAGTGCCTGCCTGGCTTCAGCGGTGCCAACTGCACCGTGGACGTCGACGACTGCGTCAACCACATGTGCCAGAACGGCGGCACGTGCGTCGACCACGTCTCCGGCTACTCCTGCCTCTGTCCCAATGACTTCTCTGGACGATATTGCGAG GTGAGCCCGATGGTTGCGATGCTGTATCCGGCAACCTCGCCGTGTCAGCAGCACGACTGCAAACACGGCATCTGCCATCAGCCGGACATGACGTCGGCGGAATACGTTTGCCGGTGTGCCTCAGGGTACTCAGGCAAGCGCTGCGAGTACCTGACCAGCGTGTCCCTGCGCCACAACGCTAGCTTCGTGGAACTGGAGCCGCTCAGCACGCGACCTTCGGCGAATGCCACGCTGCGATTCACCACCACTCATCCCAGCGGCATTTTGCTCTACAACGGCGAACAGCAGCAACACCTTGCAGTTGAGCTCTTCCACGGCAGAATCAGG GTTAGTTTCGACGTGGGCAACCACCCCGTGTCAACCATGTACAGTTACGAGCAGGTCGCTGACGGAAAGCCACATATCGCTGAGCTTCTGGTCGAGGGCAAGAACTTCACCCTTCGCGTTGACCACGGCAAGGCGCGTTCAATCATCAACGAAGGCGACAAGGAGTTCCTGCACCTCACCTCGCCCCTCTTCCTTGGTGGTGTTCCCTCAGAG GAGGGTCGTCTGGCGTTCCAGCAGTGGCACTTACGCAACCTGTCCAGCTTCAGCGGCTGCCTCCTCGACATCTGGATCAACCGGAAGCCAGTCGATTTCGGCAACGCGGCACGAATGCACAAGATCACGCCAGGATGCGCCAGCCTGCAGGACTCCTTTGAAGTGAGCGGCCTTGAGGAGCCACGAGCCCAGCCAGAAGACCTGCTCAAGGCCAAAAAGTCCAG TTTCGAGCGAATGGCAGCCAAACTGGGATCGTCAGGTGCCCCGTGTGACGCTCACCGCTGCCGCCATGGCAAGTGCGTGCCCCCGAGGAGCTCCGCGCAACAGCCGGCCTACTCGTGCATCTGCGACAAGGGCTGGAAGGGCCAGTTCTGCGAGATTC CAGCATCGGTGATGCCGGTGACGATGCAGTCAGCGACGGTGGCGCCAATGGGTGGCGCGTGCCGAAAGGAGCAGTCGCTGGACTACTATGTGGAGAACGGCTGCCGATCGCGCAAGCCGCTGCGGCTGGCGCGGTGCGAGGGCGGCGGCTGCGACGGCGGCTGCTGTCGGCCGCGCAAGAGCAAGCGACGCAAGGTGCGGCTCATCTGCAACGACGGCACCCGCTACATGCGCGACGTCGACATGGTGCGCAAGTGCGGCTGCTCCAAGAAGTGCTTTTGA
- the nsl1 gene encoding KAT8 regulatory NSL complex subunit 1 isoform X1 has translation MAPAITATSDSHSVKLDEEGGQQARPAGAHAPLPSPAKSRPAAADEPEPLLSEDDLLQVLKTMEKGEALGQLLGLELLEAAGPRADDTEARLLEAVARQQHLQRRLERLQRGVRKKQARNIGLHSSLQIYEMVTTTKALLKARGAALRLHGAAAPDDILDPDHVNGMSQRALASLVKQLSSGGGSGASATVAAALSHEQAAALAGGSGQLGQRLQHVEAAFDSDATASSSGGDSADEAASFPYHNTAKAPIHKRAAWRFARERASAASRWAWLTANIAELEYRIRQLNDYQRQVRSNKGAVALKDARGAPEAPEHLASRVAPLDLAAFRKRKLFVPGMLTPKTAKRACSVAAQPPCCRDSCSMPCVLCFPKKGVGGAGGASASDVGGRETLRERAARLDPAVHPVLSANSDVGRSLHMAATLRMPGWQQAQLRTRGLALKRLPRTPADPNAAASGATPAAKRKYNKNSSHANAISAKLRKKAKAKVRTKVKRVGGEGSRDGPSKKGSSGGVRVKKVSCSLEEASQASGGGTGAGASAGSSAAGSQGLLHELRRKKRENSYDIDNIVIPYSMAALTRVEKLEYKEILTPKWRVAQVAVAAKKAVKTPRPSTDESEVEDISDEAVTLRHEPLELEERRKFRCVPQRSAARNKRTDSRAESSGANTPDPMSPSNFGGGGEGLDSPLTSPRATPLPLEELGRSKERVRRRTASLLLLQDAPQPPPLPPPSTEECAPGFEPRVFPLTDEQCQQFLDPDGDDEEPPAPAPAPAPDLQVRPELPFNDWTKPLETVKEAIEEKGPSTSGEGAAGAVVGPPSPCSSASTESALPEDDPEWTLDEPEDDDEDEDFKPRGSQ, from the exons ATGGCGCCGGCCATCACCGCGACGAGCGACTCTCACTCGGTCAAGCTGGACGAGGAGGGCGGCCAGCAGGCCCGGCCCGCGGGGGCCCACGCGCCCCTGCCATCGCCCGCCAAGTCGCGcccggccgccgccgacgagCCGGAGCCGCTCCTCTCCGAGGATGACCTGTTGCAA GTTTTGAAGACCATGGAGAAGGGCGAGGCATTGGGCCAACTGCTGGGCCTGGAGCTCCTGGAGGCGGCCGGCCCCCGCGCCGACGACACGGAGGCCCGCCTCCTGGAGGCGGTGGCGCGGCAGCAGCACCTGCAGCGCCGGCTCGAACGCCTCCAGCGGGGGGTGCGCAAGAAGCAAGCCAGGAATATCGGCCTCCACTCCTCTCTGCAGATTTACG aaaTGGTGACAACGACCAAAGCGTTGCTAAAGGCCCGTGGCGCCGCTCTTCGACTCCACGGCGCTGCTGCCCCGGATGACATACTCGATCCTGATCATGTTAAtgg GATGTCGCAGCGTGCCCTGGCGAGCCTGGTGAAGCAGTTGTCGTCCGGTGGCGGCTCCGGAGCTTCGGCGACGGTGGCCGCGGCGTTGAGCCACGAGCAGGCGGCCGCCCTGGCCGGCGGGAGCGGCCAACTGGGCCAGCGGCTGCAGCACGTGGAGGCCGCCTTCGACTCGGACGCGACTGCctccagcagcggcggcgactCGGCCGACGAGGCCGCTTCTTTTCCCTATCACAACACTGCCAAGGCCCccat ccATAAGCGGGCTGCTTGGCGTTTTGCCCGAGAACGCGCGTCTGCAGCGAGCAGGTGGGCGTGGCTGACGGCCAACATTGCCGAATTGGAGTACCGAATTCGCCAGCTGAACGACTACCAGCGCCAGGTGCGCAGCAACAAAGGTGCTGTCGCGCTCAAGGACGCTCGGGGGGCACCGGAGGCCCCAGAGCACCTCGCCAGCCGCGTCGCACCCCTCGACCTTGCTGCCTTCCGCAAGAGAAAACTCTTCGTGCCCGGAATGCTCACTCCTAAAACGGCTAAAAG GGCCTGTTCAGTGGCGGCGCAGCCGCCGTGCTGTCGGGACTCGTGTTCGATGCCGTGCGTGCTGTGCTTTCCGAAAAAGGGCGTCGGCGGCGCCGGAGGCGCGTCGGCGTCCGACGTCGGCGGCCGGGAGACGCTGCGGGAGCGGGCGGCGCGCCTCGACCCTGCGGTGCACCCGGTGTTGTCGGCCAACAGCGACGTCGGCCGCTCGCTGCACATGGCCGCCACACTGCGCATGCCCGGCTGGCAGCAGGCGCAGCTGCGCACCAGAGGCCTCGCCCTCAAACGCCTGCCGCGCACCCCTGCGGACCCCAATGCGGCCGCCAGTGGCGCCACGCCCGCCGCCAAGAGGAAGTACAACAAGAACAGCTCCCACGCCAACGCTATATCTGCCA AGTTGCGGAAAAAGGCGAAAGCGAAGGTGCGGACCAAGGTGAAGCGCGTCGGCGGCGAGGGCTCGCGGGACGGCCCCTCGAAGAAAGGATCGTCAGGCGGCGTTCGCGTCAAGAAAGTGTCTTGCTCGCTGGAGGAGGCCTCCCAGGCCTCCGGAGGTGGCACGGGGGCCGGCGCCTCTGCAGGCTCGTCCGCCGCCGGCTCGCAGGGCCTGCTGCACGAGCTGCGGCGAAAAAAGCGCGAGAATTCTTACGACATCGACAACATCGTCATCCCATACTCAATGGCCGCACTCACGCGAGTCGAAAAGCTCGAATACAAGGAGATTCTCACCCCAAA GTGGCGCGTGGCGCAGGTTGCGGTGGCAGCGAAGAAGGCGGTGAAGACGCCGCGGCCGTCGACGGACGAGAGCGAGGTGGAGGACATCAGCGACGAGGCGGTGACGCTGCGTCACGAGCCGCTCGAGCTGGAGGAGCGCCGCAAGTTCCGATGCGTGCCGCAGCGCAGCGCTGCCCGCAACAAACGCACCGACAGCCGCGCCGAGAGCTCCGGCGCCAACACTCCAG ACCCGATGTCTCCGAGTAACTTTGGCGGAGGCGGCGAGGGGCTGGACTCGCCCCTGACGTCGCCGCGAGCGACGCCGCTGCCCCTGGAGGAGCTGGGCCGGAGCAAGGAGCGCGTCCGGCGGCGCACCgcctcgctgctgctgctgcaggacGCCCCCCAGCCGCCCCCACTGCCGCCTCCCTCCACAGAG GAATGTGCGCCTGGTTTCGAGCCTCGCGTTTTCCCCCTAACAGACGAGCAGTGCCAGCAATTCCTGGACCCCGACGGCGACGACGAGGAGCCCCCGGCGCCAGCGCCGGCCCCCGCGCCCGACCTTCAGGTGAGACCTGAGCTTCCGTTCAATGACTGGACTAAACCCTTGGAAACTgtcaaa GAGGCGATAGAGGAGAAGGGCCCGTCCACCTCAGGGGAGGGGGCCGCAGGTGCGGTGGTGGGGCCGCCATCGCCGTGCAGCAGCGCCTCGACGGAGTCTGCCCTGCCGGAGGACGATCCCGAGTGGACCCTGGACGAGCCTGAAGACGACGACGAAGACGAAGACTTCAAACCTCGCGGATCTCAGTGA
- the nsl1 gene encoding KAT8 regulatory NSL complex subunit 1 isoform X2: MAPAITATSDSHSVKLDEEGGQQARPAGAHAPLPSPAKSRPAAADEPEPLLSEDDLLQVLKTMEKGEALGQLLGLELLEAAGPRADDTEARLLEAVARQQHLQRRLERLQRGVRKKQARNIGLHSSLQIYEMVTTTKALLKARGAALRLHGAAAPDDILDPDHVNGMSQRALASLVKQLSSGGGSGASATVAAALSHEQAAALAGGSGQLGQRLQHVEAAFDSDATASSSGGDSADEAASFPYHNTAKAPIHKRAAWRFARERASAASRWAWLTANIAELEYRIRQLNDYQRQVRSNKGAVALKDARGAPEAPEHLASRVAPLDLAAFRKRKLFVPGMLTPKTAKRACSVAAQPPCCRDSCSMPCVLCFPKKGVGGAGGASASDVGGRETLRERAARLDPAVHPVLSANSDVGRSLHMAATLRMPGWQQAQLRTRGLALKRLPRTPADPNAAASGATPAAKRKYNKNSSHANAISAKLRKKAKAKVRTKVKRVGGEGSRDGPSKKGSSGGVRVKKVSCSLEEASQASGGGTGAGASAGSSAAGSQGLLHELRRKKRENSYDIDNIVIPYSMAALTRVEKLEYKEILTPKWRVAQVAVAAKKAVKTPRPSTDESEVEDISDEAVTLRHEPLELEERRKFRCVPQRSAARNKRTDSRAESSGANTPDPMSPSNFGGGGEGLDSPLTSPRATPLPLEELGRSKERVRRRTASLLLLQDAPQPPPLPPPSTEECAPGFEPRVFPLTDEQCQQFLDPDGDDEEPPAPAPAPAPDLQEAIEEKGPSTSGEGAAGAVVGPPSPCSSASTESALPEDDPEWTLDEPEDDDEDEDFKPRGSQ; encoded by the exons ATGGCGCCGGCCATCACCGCGACGAGCGACTCTCACTCGGTCAAGCTGGACGAGGAGGGCGGCCAGCAGGCCCGGCCCGCGGGGGCCCACGCGCCCCTGCCATCGCCCGCCAAGTCGCGcccggccgccgccgacgagCCGGAGCCGCTCCTCTCCGAGGATGACCTGTTGCAA GTTTTGAAGACCATGGAGAAGGGCGAGGCATTGGGCCAACTGCTGGGCCTGGAGCTCCTGGAGGCGGCCGGCCCCCGCGCCGACGACACGGAGGCCCGCCTCCTGGAGGCGGTGGCGCGGCAGCAGCACCTGCAGCGCCGGCTCGAACGCCTCCAGCGGGGGGTGCGCAAGAAGCAAGCCAGGAATATCGGCCTCCACTCCTCTCTGCAGATTTACG aaaTGGTGACAACGACCAAAGCGTTGCTAAAGGCCCGTGGCGCCGCTCTTCGACTCCACGGCGCTGCTGCCCCGGATGACATACTCGATCCTGATCATGTTAAtgg GATGTCGCAGCGTGCCCTGGCGAGCCTGGTGAAGCAGTTGTCGTCCGGTGGCGGCTCCGGAGCTTCGGCGACGGTGGCCGCGGCGTTGAGCCACGAGCAGGCGGCCGCCCTGGCCGGCGGGAGCGGCCAACTGGGCCAGCGGCTGCAGCACGTGGAGGCCGCCTTCGACTCGGACGCGACTGCctccagcagcggcggcgactCGGCCGACGAGGCCGCTTCTTTTCCCTATCACAACACTGCCAAGGCCCccat ccATAAGCGGGCTGCTTGGCGTTTTGCCCGAGAACGCGCGTCTGCAGCGAGCAGGTGGGCGTGGCTGACGGCCAACATTGCCGAATTGGAGTACCGAATTCGCCAGCTGAACGACTACCAGCGCCAGGTGCGCAGCAACAAAGGTGCTGTCGCGCTCAAGGACGCTCGGGGGGCACCGGAGGCCCCAGAGCACCTCGCCAGCCGCGTCGCACCCCTCGACCTTGCTGCCTTCCGCAAGAGAAAACTCTTCGTGCCCGGAATGCTCACTCCTAAAACGGCTAAAAG GGCCTGTTCAGTGGCGGCGCAGCCGCCGTGCTGTCGGGACTCGTGTTCGATGCCGTGCGTGCTGTGCTTTCCGAAAAAGGGCGTCGGCGGCGCCGGAGGCGCGTCGGCGTCCGACGTCGGCGGCCGGGAGACGCTGCGGGAGCGGGCGGCGCGCCTCGACCCTGCGGTGCACCCGGTGTTGTCGGCCAACAGCGACGTCGGCCGCTCGCTGCACATGGCCGCCACACTGCGCATGCCCGGCTGGCAGCAGGCGCAGCTGCGCACCAGAGGCCTCGCCCTCAAACGCCTGCCGCGCACCCCTGCGGACCCCAATGCGGCCGCCAGTGGCGCCACGCCCGCCGCCAAGAGGAAGTACAACAAGAACAGCTCCCACGCCAACGCTATATCTGCCA AGTTGCGGAAAAAGGCGAAAGCGAAGGTGCGGACCAAGGTGAAGCGCGTCGGCGGCGAGGGCTCGCGGGACGGCCCCTCGAAGAAAGGATCGTCAGGCGGCGTTCGCGTCAAGAAAGTGTCTTGCTCGCTGGAGGAGGCCTCCCAGGCCTCCGGAGGTGGCACGGGGGCCGGCGCCTCTGCAGGCTCGTCCGCCGCCGGCTCGCAGGGCCTGCTGCACGAGCTGCGGCGAAAAAAGCGCGAGAATTCTTACGACATCGACAACATCGTCATCCCATACTCAATGGCCGCACTCACGCGAGTCGAAAAGCTCGAATACAAGGAGATTCTCACCCCAAA GTGGCGCGTGGCGCAGGTTGCGGTGGCAGCGAAGAAGGCGGTGAAGACGCCGCGGCCGTCGACGGACGAGAGCGAGGTGGAGGACATCAGCGACGAGGCGGTGACGCTGCGTCACGAGCCGCTCGAGCTGGAGGAGCGCCGCAAGTTCCGATGCGTGCCGCAGCGCAGCGCTGCCCGCAACAAACGCACCGACAGCCGCGCCGAGAGCTCCGGCGCCAACACTCCAG ACCCGATGTCTCCGAGTAACTTTGGCGGAGGCGGCGAGGGGCTGGACTCGCCCCTGACGTCGCCGCGAGCGACGCCGCTGCCCCTGGAGGAGCTGGGCCGGAGCAAGGAGCGCGTCCGGCGGCGCACCgcctcgctgctgctgctgcaggacGCCCCCCAGCCGCCCCCACTGCCGCCTCCCTCCACAGAG GAATGTGCGCCTGGTTTCGAGCCTCGCGTTTTCCCCCTAACAGACGAGCAGTGCCAGCAATTCCTGGACCCCGACGGCGACGACGAGGAGCCCCCGGCGCCAGCGCCGGCCCCCGCGCCCGACCTTCAG GAGGCGATAGAGGAGAAGGGCCCGTCCACCTCAGGGGAGGGGGCCGCAGGTGCGGTGGTGGGGCCGCCATCGCCGTGCAGCAGCGCCTCGACGGAGTCTGCCCTGCCGGAGGACGATCCCGAGTGGACCCTGGACGAGCCTGAAGACGACGACGAAGACGAAGACTTCAAACCTCGCGGATCTCAGTGA
- the Dhdds gene encoding dehydrodolichyl diphosphate synthase complex subunit DHDDS: MSWIKEGSLSWLQAACVKVVRSGQVPRHVAFIMDGNRRFAAKTNVLKVEGHSKGFDKLAETLRWCLDLGVPEVTVYAFSIENFKRSKDEVDGLMDLARQKFKKLLEEKDKLREHGVRICVIGNLSLVPADLQELIREAMEATQTHNKAFLNVAFAYTAKEEMANVIGEVAGGVRDGGLLGQDVGTKLFDACLYTRHLPQVDLLIRTSGEVRFSDFMLWQASYSCIYFTDVLWPEFDIWSLLRAVLCYQMKYPALQRLRLKEEKSVLAAEEQQEARIENFLSALNSKRALSFL; the protein is encoded by the exons ATGTCGTGGATAAAAGAGGGCAGTCTCTCCTGGCTGCAGGCTGCCTGCGTGAAGGTGGTGCGTTCGGGCCAGGTGCCGCGCCACGTCGCCTTCATAATGGACGGCAACCGGCGCTTCGCCGCCAAAACCAATGTTCTCAAGGTGGAGGGCCACTCCAAAGG tttcgACAAACTGGCCGAGACGCTGCGGTGGTGCCTGGATCTCGGCGTGCCGGAGGTCACTGTGTACGCCTTCAGCATCGAGAATTTCAAGCGCAGCAAGGACGAGGTCGACGGCCTCATGGACCTGGCTAGGCAGAAGTTTAAGAAGCTCCTTGAGGAGAA GGATAAATTGCGAGAGCACGGCGTGCGGATCTGCGTCATCGGCAACCTGAGCCTGGTGCCTGCCGACCTGCAGGAGCTGATCAGGGAGGCCATGGAGGCCACCCAGACGCACAACAAGGCCTTCCTCAACGTTGCCTTTGCCTATACAG caaaggAAGAGATGGCCAACGTGATAGGAGAAGTGGCCGGAGGGGTGCGAGACGGCGGTCTCCTCGGACAGGACGTCGGCACGAAGCTGTTCGACGCGTGCCTCTACACCCGCCACTTGCCGCAGGTCGACCTGCTCATCAGGACCTCCGGTGAGGTCAGATTCAGCGACTTCATGCTCTGGCAG GCCTCGTATAGCTGCATTTACTTCACGGACGTTTTATGGCCCGAGTTTGACATCTGGAGTCTGCTCCGCGCCGTGCTTTGCTACCAAATGAAATACCCTGCCCTTCAGAGGTTGCGgctgaaagaagaaaaatccgTTTTGGCGGCGGAAGAGCAGCAGGAGGCTCGGATAGAAAATTTCCTCTCCGCCCTGAACAGCAAACGGGCCCTCAGTTTTTTGTGA